Proteins from one Corallococcus exiguus genomic window:
- a CDS encoding bifunctional alpha,alpha-trehalose-phosphate synthase (UDP-forming)/trehalose-phosphatase — translation MARLLLVSNRLPVTVKAEKDSVSVVRSAGGLATGLSRPHERSGGMWIGWPGDVSRLTDAQRSQVEKQLADLRCVPLYLSASEVSRFYEGYSNRVLWPLCHYMLDRVPRQDRDWDAYRKANERFADLAAKHYQPGDTIWVHDYQLMLVPGMLRQRLPHARIGYFHHIPFPSSEIFSTLPRRGELLKGLLGADLIGFHAVSYVRHFSGTLLRHLGLDTDVDRVLFQGREVRVGAFPMGIDATAFETLAREPAVMDEVKVLHERSRDERLLVGIDRLDYTKGIPRRLLAVQRVLEREPALRGRLRFIQVAVPSRTQVQAYAEYRETVDELVGRINGLYGTVHSTPVHYLYRSLNEKQLVSLYRGADVMLVTPVRDGMNLVAKEFCAARPDEDGVLVLSEFAGAAAEMRDALLVNPYDVEGMADAIEQALEMPRSERQERMSSLRAGVKARDVHWWVASFLDRLQGLPSVAEKPPLPDGMLALDKLKGPGRKVLFLDYDGTLVGFASMPELAAPDAELMTLLQELCARPDISVHIVSGRPRETLDAWFGELPVGLHAEHGLWSRMRLGQPWQALPGVSFEWKPKVKPVLDAFAARVTGSFVEEKTASLAWHYRKVDAEFGALQARELRLLLYEKFSQEPMHILPGDRVVEVRPRGVNKGRVVPEVLKQEAPDVRVVAMGDDVTDEDLFAAVPPGGITVHAGNKHTCATYRVEGPPEVRRFLKALLGK, via the coding sequence ATGGCTCGACTCCTGCTCGTCTCGAACCGTCTTCCCGTCACCGTCAAGGCGGAGAAGGATTCTGTCTCCGTGGTGCGCAGCGCCGGCGGGCTCGCCACCGGGCTCAGCCGCCCGCACGAGCGCTCCGGAGGCATGTGGATCGGCTGGCCCGGGGATGTCTCGCGGCTGACGGACGCACAGCGCTCGCAGGTGGAGAAGCAGCTGGCGGATCTGCGCTGCGTGCCGCTGTACCTGTCCGCCAGCGAGGTCAGCCGCTTCTACGAGGGCTACTCCAACCGGGTGCTCTGGCCGCTGTGCCACTACATGCTGGACCGCGTCCCCCGGCAGGACCGGGACTGGGACGCCTACCGCAAGGCGAACGAGCGCTTCGCCGACCTGGCCGCGAAGCACTATCAGCCGGGCGACACCATCTGGGTGCATGACTACCAGCTCATGCTGGTGCCCGGGATGCTGCGCCAGCGCCTGCCTCACGCGCGCATCGGCTACTTCCACCACATCCCGTTCCCGTCGTCCGAAATCTTCAGCACGCTGCCCCGGCGCGGGGAGCTGCTCAAGGGCCTGCTGGGCGCGGACCTCATCGGCTTCCACGCGGTGAGCTACGTGCGGCACTTCTCCGGCACGCTGCTGAGGCACCTGGGGTTGGACACGGACGTCGACCGCGTCCTCTTCCAGGGGCGCGAGGTGCGCGTGGGCGCCTTCCCCATGGGCATCGACGCCACCGCCTTCGAGACGCTGGCGCGCGAGCCCGCCGTCATGGATGAGGTGAAGGTCCTGCACGAACGCTCGCGTGACGAGCGGCTGCTCGTGGGCATCGACCGGCTGGACTACACCAAGGGCATTCCCCGGCGCCTGCTCGCGGTGCAGCGCGTGTTGGAGCGTGAGCCGGCCCTGCGCGGGCGCCTGCGCTTCATCCAGGTGGCCGTGCCCAGCCGCACGCAGGTGCAGGCCTACGCCGAGTACCGCGAGACGGTGGACGAGCTGGTGGGCCGCATCAACGGCCTCTACGGCACGGTGCACAGCACGCCCGTGCACTACCTCTATCGTTCGCTCAACGAGAAGCAGCTGGTGAGCCTCTACCGCGGCGCGGACGTGATGCTGGTGACGCCCGTGCGCGACGGCATGAACCTGGTGGCCAAGGAGTTCTGCGCGGCCCGTCCAGACGAGGACGGCGTGCTCGTGCTCAGTGAGTTCGCGGGCGCTGCGGCGGAGATGCGCGACGCGCTGCTGGTGAACCCCTACGACGTGGAGGGCATGGCGGACGCCATCGAACAGGCGCTGGAGATGCCCAGGTCCGAGCGCCAGGAGCGCATGAGCTCCCTGCGCGCGGGCGTGAAGGCGCGGGACGTGCACTGGTGGGTGGCCAGCTTCCTGGACCGGCTCCAGGGGCTGCCCTCGGTGGCGGAGAAGCCGCCGCTGCCGGACGGCATGCTCGCGTTGGACAAGCTGAAGGGGCCGGGCCGCAAGGTGCTGTTCCTGGACTACGACGGAACGCTCGTGGGCTTCGCTTCCATGCCGGAGCTGGCCGCGCCGGACGCGGAGCTGATGACGCTGCTCCAGGAGCTGTGCGCCCGGCCGGATATCTCCGTGCACATCGTGAGCGGCCGCCCGCGCGAGACGCTGGATGCGTGGTTCGGTGAGCTGCCCGTGGGGTTGCACGCGGAGCACGGCCTGTGGTCGCGCATGCGGCTGGGCCAGCCGTGGCAGGCACTGCCGGGCGTGTCCTTCGAGTGGAAGCCAAAGGTGAAGCCCGTGCTGGACGCGTTCGCGGCGCGGGTGACGGGCTCTTTCGTGGAGGAGAAGACGGCGTCGCTCGCGTGGCACTACCGCAAGGTGGACGCGGAGTTCGGAGCGCTCCAGGCGCGCGAGCTGCGCCTGCTGCTCTACGAGAAGTTCTCCCAGGAGCCCATGCACATCCTGCCCGGCGACCGGGTGGTGGAGGTGCGGCCCCGGGGCGTCAACAAGGGCCGCGTGGTGCCGGAGGTGCTGAAGCAGGAGGCGCCGGACGTGCGCGTGGTGGCCATGGGCGACGACGTCACCGACGAAGACCTGTTCGCGGCGGTGCCCCCGGGCGGCATCACCGTGCACGCGGGCAACAAGCACACGTGCGCGACGTACCGCGTGGAGGGGCCGCCGGAGGTGCGGCGCTTCCTCAAGGCGCTGCTCGGGAAGTAG
- a CDS encoding DUF3857 domain-containing protein, whose amino-acid sequence MSRFTSLAALVVLTCPVLGLAKPNADDRAREYAAEAVKAANSPRGGAALLRMHALVDDVEDLTPLVSTYQQIASRRTSDANTRTTAQLLLMDAERSRGRMVRANEVRQWLGFVNDYYVVGGFENEGKAGCDTDFGPEAANLDLTARYPGAKGHEATWRKLSVTSADGYVDLATAVRPNKESVAYALTWLEVPQDTRVALGLGTSGGYRLWVNGQLASKEDRYNLPRPDQTRVSVKLKKGLNRVLVKVCQESGPLGFYLRSESASARASLPAKAPALERMPAPAPQPLPTLTSSLRALVEKNPDDAALRGDYAQVLSFFRAYDEREHTASAEAALAAENAPNDARLQVLAANTQTDDLNERRRFLEAAVKADPTYAPARLALADHEMDRGHPERVQPMLAPILEVEDGRNVPGARLLLARAAEALGERARAHALIEEAFRQQPRVPRVVRVAAAASRQLGRAQEAMDRMRVVLALRYDDSNTRRQLASMLADAGKVDAAEREYAKLTDLNPFDNGSRVRLAELKAANGAAEEATVLFTEAKALSPDEPEVYEREGRALLAAGQREPALAAFEKSLVLRPQNPGLKEALRTLKGESESAGTQYLVDSKPLSKEAEGYMNEDALYLVDNTYVRVQKSGLSSRMQQMVVRVYNQRGVDAFRSVPVTYSPDRQEVRVLRARVTKPDGSVVDSYGDADRNINEPWTGMYYDARARILSFPSLAAGDTLELTYRLDDTAQDNLLSDYWGDVESVQGVYPKVRFQYVVDMPKERPLYWNKSRLAGVDQQQEAPESGRTVYRFGAKHVSKVVPEPGMPGWAEVAQNLHISTYKTWDQVGHYWWGLVRDQLQPNAELKTTVDQVLTGVDRKDQLAVVRAIYSFVVTNTRYVALEFGIHGFKPYRVDRVLARRFGDCKDKASLIHSMLKVAGVDSKLVLLRMRNLGALDAEPASLAAFNHAIAYVPKFDLYLDGTAEFHGAKELPSADRVANVLVVDPNGTSNFLTTPEAKAEDNKTTLAMDVALRPDGGADVKGQSSVSGQSAPDYRRAYRPESTRKSTFERAWAQSFPGLTVREVKLSDTTRLDDDVTLDFNMGIPRYAEVLPGGSLRFLPFGTGRTYQQAYASLAERRFDLVMSSPWVNTFKLRYTLPGGYTVAEMPQAVEETTQFGRVKLSYRVENGALIADGEVALSVARIKADEYPQFREFLGRVDRAFGRRILLQGPGQKTASR is encoded by the coding sequence ATGTCGCGTTTCACATCGCTGGCCGCACTTGTCGTGCTCACCTGCCCCGTGCTGGGGCTCGCGAAGCCGAACGCGGACGACCGGGCCCGCGAGTACGCGGCCGAGGCCGTCAAGGCCGCCAACTCGCCACGCGGCGGCGCCGCGCTCCTGCGCATGCACGCGCTGGTGGATGACGTGGAGGACCTCACCCCGCTGGTGAGCACCTACCAGCAGATCGCGTCGCGCCGCACGTCGGACGCGAACACGCGCACCACCGCGCAGTTGCTGCTGATGGACGCGGAGCGCTCGCGCGGCCGCATGGTGCGCGCCAACGAGGTCCGCCAGTGGCTGGGCTTCGTCAACGACTACTACGTCGTGGGCGGCTTCGAGAACGAGGGCAAGGCCGGCTGCGACACGGACTTCGGTCCGGAGGCCGCCAACCTGGACCTCACCGCGCGCTACCCCGGCGCCAAGGGCCACGAGGCCACCTGGCGCAAGCTGTCCGTCACGTCCGCGGACGGCTACGTGGACCTGGCCACCGCCGTGCGCCCCAACAAGGAGTCCGTGGCGTACGCGCTCACCTGGCTGGAAGTGCCCCAGGACACGCGCGTGGCGCTGGGCCTGGGCACCTCCGGCGGCTACCGCCTGTGGGTGAACGGGCAACTGGCGTCCAAGGAAGACCGCTACAACCTGCCGCGCCCGGACCAGACGCGCGTGTCGGTGAAGCTCAAGAAGGGCCTCAACCGCGTGCTGGTGAAGGTGTGCCAGGAGTCCGGCCCGCTGGGCTTCTACCTGCGCTCGGAGTCCGCGTCCGCCCGCGCCTCGCTGCCCGCCAAGGCCCCCGCCCTGGAGCGCATGCCCGCGCCCGCGCCGCAGCCCCTGCCCACGCTGACCTCCTCGCTGCGCGCGCTGGTGGAGAAGAACCCGGACGACGCGGCCCTGCGCGGCGACTACGCCCAGGTGCTGTCCTTCTTCCGCGCGTATGACGAGCGCGAGCACACCGCCAGCGCCGAGGCCGCGCTCGCCGCGGAGAACGCCCCCAACGACGCGCGCCTGCAAGTGCTGGCCGCCAACACCCAGACGGACGACCTCAACGAGCGCCGCCGCTTCCTGGAGGCCGCCGTGAAGGCGGACCCCACCTACGCCCCGGCGCGCCTGGCGCTGGCGGACCATGAGATGGACCGCGGCCACCCGGAGCGCGTGCAGCCGATGCTCGCCCCCATCCTGGAAGTGGAGGACGGCCGCAACGTGCCGGGCGCGCGCCTCCTGCTCGCCCGCGCGGCGGAGGCCCTGGGCGAGCGTGCCCGGGCGCACGCGCTGATTGAGGAGGCCTTCCGTCAGCAGCCGCGCGTGCCCCGCGTGGTGCGCGTGGCCGCCGCGGCGTCCCGTCAGCTGGGCCGCGCCCAGGAGGCCATGGACCGCATGCGCGTGGTGCTGGCGCTGCGCTACGACGATTCCAACACCCGCCGCCAGCTGGCCTCCATGCTCGCGGACGCGGGCAAGGTGGACGCCGCCGAGCGCGAGTACGCGAAGCTCACCGACCTGAACCCCTTCGACAACGGCAGCCGCGTGCGGCTGGCGGAGCTGAAGGCCGCCAACGGCGCCGCGGAGGAGGCCACCGTCCTCTTCACGGAGGCCAAGGCGCTCTCTCCGGATGAGCCGGAAGTGTACGAGCGCGAGGGCCGCGCGCTGCTGGCCGCCGGTCAGCGCGAGCCCGCCCTGGCCGCCTTCGAGAAGTCGCTGGTGCTGCGCCCGCAGAACCCCGGCCTCAAGGAGGCCCTGCGCACGCTCAAGGGTGAGTCCGAGAGCGCGGGCACCCAGTACCTGGTGGACTCGAAGCCCCTGTCCAAGGAGGCCGAGGGCTACATGAACGAGGACGCCCTGTACCTCGTGGACAACACCTACGTGCGCGTGCAGAAGAGCGGCCTGTCCAGCCGCATGCAGCAGATGGTGGTGCGCGTGTACAACCAGCGCGGCGTGGACGCGTTCCGCAGCGTGCCGGTGACGTACTCGCCGGACCGCCAGGAGGTGCGCGTGCTGCGCGCCCGCGTGACGAAGCCGGACGGCTCCGTGGTGGACAGCTACGGCGACGCGGACCGCAACATCAACGAGCCGTGGACGGGCATGTACTACGACGCCCGCGCGCGCATCCTGTCGTTCCCGTCGCTGGCCGCCGGTGACACGCTGGAGCTCACCTACCGCCTGGACGACACCGCGCAGGACAACCTGCTGTCGGACTACTGGGGCGACGTAGAGAGCGTGCAGGGCGTCTACCCGAAGGTGCGCTTCCAGTACGTCGTGGACATGCCCAAGGAGCGGCCGCTGTACTGGAACAAGAGCCGCCTGGCTGGCGTGGACCAGCAGCAGGAGGCCCCCGAGTCCGGCCGCACCGTGTACCGCTTCGGCGCGAAGCACGTCTCCAAGGTGGTGCCGGAGCCGGGCATGCCGGGCTGGGCGGAGGTCGCCCAGAACCTGCACATCTCCACGTACAAGACGTGGGACCAGGTGGGCCACTACTGGTGGGGCCTGGTGCGTGACCAGCTCCAGCCCAACGCGGAGCTGAAGACCACCGTGGACCAGGTGCTCACCGGCGTGGACCGCAAGGACCAGCTGGCCGTCGTGCGCGCCATCTACTCCTTCGTCGTCACCAACACCCGCTACGTGGCGCTGGAGTTCGGCATCCACGGCTTCAAGCCGTATCGCGTGGACCGCGTGCTCGCGCGCCGCTTCGGCGACTGCAAGGACAAGGCGAGCCTCATCCACTCCATGCTGAAGGTGGCGGGCGTGGACAGCAAGCTGGTGCTCTTGCGCATGCGCAACCTGGGCGCGCTGGACGCGGAGCCCGCGTCGCTGGCGGCCTTCAACCACGCCATCGCGTACGTGCCCAAGTTCGACCTGTACCTGGACGGCACGGCGGAGTTCCACGGCGCCAAGGAGCTTCCCTCCGCGGACCGCGTGGCCAACGTGCTGGTGGTGGACCCCAACGGGACGAGCAACTTCCTCACCACGCCGGAGGCCAAGGCGGAGGACAACAAGACGACGCTGGCCATGGACGTGGCGCTGCGGCCTGACGGCGGCGCGGACGTGAAGGGCCAGAGCAGCGTGTCCGGCCAGTCCGCGCCGGACTACCGCCGCGCCTACCGCCCGGAGTCCACGCGCAAGTCCACCTTCGAGCGCGCCTGGGCCCAGAGCTTCCCCGGCCTCACCGTGCGAGAGGTGAAGCTCAGCGACACCACCCGCCTGGATGACGACGTGACGCTGGACTTCAACATGGGCATCCCGCGCTACGCGGAGGTGCTGCCCGGCGGCAGCCTGCGCTTCCTGCCCTTCGGCACGGGGCGCACCTACCAGCAGGCGTACGCGTCGCTCGCCGAGCGCCGCTTCGACCTGGTGATGTCCAGCCCCTGGGTGAACACCTTCAAGCTGCGCTACACGCTGCCCGGCGGCTACACCGTGGCGGAGATGCCGCAGGCGGTGGAGGAGACCACCCAGTTCGGCCGCGTGAAGCTCAGCTACCGCGTGGAGAACGGCGCGCTCATCGCCGACGGCGAGGTGGCCCTCTCCGTCGCCCGCATCAAGGCGGACGAGTACCCTCAGTTCCGTGAGTTCCTGGGCCGGGTGGACCGCGCCTTCGGCCGCCGCATCCTGCTGCAGGGGCCGGGGCAGAAGACGGCTTCGCGGTAA
- a CDS encoding glycosyl hydrolase family 18 protein, with translation MRRSKWIVGLVASALTVAGCGQESFAPEAEGPGSVMKAPLDAAWAVGVAYSVGTRVTFEGRVYECRQAHTSQADWTPTAVAALWLDMGPVTGGGDTTAPAVTASSSSTSVTAAGSITISGSATDNVGVTKIEILENGTLVATASSYTRSFSGSGQNGTYTYTVKAYDAAGNVGSKTVTVTVSIPSTGDTTAPIVTASASASRITAAGSVTVSASATDNVGVTKIEILENGSLVATASSFTRAFSTSAQNGTYTYTVKAYDAAGNVGTKTVSVVVELPGTPPPGGKRIVGYFTAWGIYARNYQVSNVPASKLTHINYAFSNITPDGKCVLGDSFADIDKGFGFPGEWDPGALRGNFRAFKELKKTNPNLKLLISIGGWSWSKYFSQVAASAASRTAFVKSCVDLYVKGQFPGVTPANGVGVFDGIDVDWEYPTGGGLPDNISSPADKVNYTLLMQEFRTQLAAVTAQTGQPYLLTIASGASPDLLANKQETVKLAGILDWINVMSYDYHGAFESTVNFHSALDRVTGDPGATDGFYTDGSIAKMLQLGVPASKIVVGVPFYGRGWGNVPNVNNGLFQSGVPTKGTWDDGQSGLTGVFDYKDLKANYERAGSGYTKFFHPESKQAYVYSPSTKVWVAYDDVQSINAKSDYILSKSLGGAMFWELSGDDGSLVNALYNKLH, from the coding sequence ATGCGTCGTAGCAAGTGGATTGTGGGCCTGGTGGCGTCCGCGCTGACCGTCGCTGGCTGTGGCCAGGAGTCCTTCGCTCCCGAAGCCGAGGGCCCGGGCAGCGTGATGAAGGCACCGCTGGATGCCGCGTGGGCCGTGGGCGTCGCCTACTCCGTGGGCACTCGCGTCACCTTCGAAGGCCGCGTCTATGAGTGCCGTCAGGCCCACACGTCCCAGGCGGACTGGACGCCGACGGCCGTGGCGGCGCTGTGGCTGGACATGGGCCCCGTGACAGGCGGTGGCGACACCACCGCGCCCGCCGTCACCGCGTCGAGCAGCAGCACGAGCGTCACCGCCGCGGGCTCCATCACCATCTCCGGCAGCGCCACGGACAACGTGGGCGTGACGAAGATCGAAATCCTGGAGAACGGCACGCTCGTCGCCACCGCGTCCTCCTATACGCGGAGCTTCTCCGGCTCCGGGCAGAACGGCACGTACACGTACACCGTGAAGGCCTATGACGCCGCGGGCAACGTGGGCTCGAAGACCGTCACCGTCACCGTCTCCATTCCCTCCACCGGCGACACCACCGCCCCCATCGTCACCGCCAGCGCCAGCGCGTCGCGCATCACCGCCGCGGGCTCCGTCACCGTCTCCGCGAGCGCCACGGACAACGTGGGCGTGACGAAGATTGAAATCCTGGAGAACGGCTCGCTCGTCGCCACCGCGTCGTCGTTCACTCGCGCGTTCTCCACGTCCGCGCAGAACGGCACGTACACGTACACCGTGAAGGCGTACGATGCCGCGGGCAACGTGGGCACCAAGACCGTGAGCGTCGTGGTGGAGCTGCCCGGCACGCCTCCGCCGGGTGGCAAGCGCATCGTCGGCTACTTCACCGCGTGGGGCATCTACGCGCGCAACTACCAGGTCTCCAACGTCCCGGCGTCGAAGCTCACGCACATCAACTACGCCTTCTCCAACATCACTCCGGACGGCAAGTGCGTCCTCGGGGACTCGTTCGCGGACATCGACAAGGGCTTCGGCTTCCCCGGTGAGTGGGACCCGGGCGCGCTGCGCGGCAACTTCCGCGCGTTCAAGGAGCTGAAGAAGACGAACCCGAACCTCAAGCTGCTCATCTCCATTGGCGGCTGGAGCTGGTCCAAGTACTTCTCGCAGGTCGCCGCCTCCGCCGCGTCGCGCACCGCGTTCGTGAAGTCCTGCGTGGACCTGTACGTGAAGGGCCAGTTCCCCGGCGTCACGCCGGCCAACGGCGTGGGCGTGTTCGACGGTATCGACGTGGACTGGGAGTACCCCACCGGCGGCGGCCTGCCGGACAACATCAGCAGCCCCGCGGACAAGGTGAACTACACCCTGCTCATGCAGGAGTTCCGCACCCAGCTGGCCGCAGTGACGGCGCAGACGGGCCAGCCCTACCTGCTCACCATCGCGTCGGGCGCGTCGCCGGACCTGCTCGCCAACAAGCAGGAGACCGTGAAGCTGGCCGGCATCCTCGATTGGATCAACGTGATGTCCTACGACTACCACGGCGCCTTCGAGAGCACGGTCAACTTCCACTCCGCGCTCGACCGCGTGACGGGTGACCCGGGCGCCACCGACGGCTTCTACACGGACGGCTCCATCGCCAAGATGCTCCAGCTGGGCGTGCCCGCCTCCAAGATCGTCGTCGGCGTGCCCTTCTACGGCCGCGGCTGGGGCAACGTGCCCAACGTGAACAACGGCCTGTTCCAGTCCGGCGTGCCCACCAAGGGCACCTGGGATGACGGCCAGTCCGGCCTCACCGGCGTGTTCGACTACAAGGACCTCAAGGCCAACTACGAGCGCGCGGGCTCCGGCTACACGAAGTTCTTCCACCCGGAGAGCAAGCAGGCCTACGTCTACAGCCCGTCCACGAAGGTGTGGGTGGCCTACGACGACGTGCAGAGCATCAACGCCAAGTCGGACTACATCCTGTCCAAGAGCCTGGGCGGCGCGATGTTCTGGGAGCTGAGCGGCGATGACGGCAGCCTCGTCAACGCGCTCTACAACAAGCTCCACTGA
- the nagA gene encoding N-acetylglucosamine-6-phosphate deacetylase, producing MTTTVLHGARVFTGDQLLEGHAVVIEDGTVRAVVPQAGLPTGATVHTLPGDTLLAPGFVDVQVNGAGGVLFNDTPTEEAALAIASAMRACGTTGLLPTFITDDAARMREACEAALTATARPDSGVLGIHLEGPFISRERAGVHVPSFIRTPDPRDLDYLTALPRRFAAHGGGVLMTLAPECVDDATLRRLATSGVVLSAGHTAATSERTTQALNAGVRGFTHLFNAMPPVMNRQPGPVVAALIHDDAWCGVIADGVHVHADNLRLLLKVKPPGKVFLVTDAMPPVGTPVTSFTLQGRTILRRHGRLETEDGTLAGADIDLTAAVRHCVQSLGVPLEEALRMASLHPATFMGLHGHRGRIAPGHRADLVLLKPDLSVHTTWVGGQAKSIHSD from the coding sequence GTGACGACGACCGTCCTCCATGGCGCACGCGTCTTCACCGGGGACCAGCTCCTCGAAGGTCACGCCGTCGTCATCGAGGACGGCACCGTCCGCGCCGTGGTGCCCCAAGCCGGACTCCCGACCGGAGCCACCGTGCACACGCTGCCCGGTGACACCCTCCTGGCTCCCGGCTTCGTGGACGTGCAGGTCAACGGCGCGGGCGGCGTGCTCTTCAACGACACGCCCACCGAGGAGGCCGCGCTCGCCATCGCCTCGGCCATGCGCGCGTGCGGCACCACGGGCCTGCTCCCCACCTTCATCACCGACGACGCCGCCCGCATGCGCGAAGCCTGCGAGGCCGCGCTCACCGCCACCGCGCGCCCTGACAGCGGCGTGCTCGGCATCCACCTGGAAGGCCCCTTCATCAGCCGCGAGCGCGCCGGCGTCCATGTGCCCTCGTTCATCCGCACGCCCGACCCTCGCGACCTCGACTACCTCACCGCCCTGCCCCGCCGCTTCGCCGCGCACGGCGGCGGCGTGTTGATGACGCTCGCTCCCGAGTGCGTGGACGATGCCACCCTGCGCCGCCTCGCCACCTCCGGCGTCGTGCTCAGCGCGGGCCACACCGCCGCCACCAGCGAGCGCACCACCCAGGCCCTAAACGCAGGCGTGCGAGGCTTCACCCACCTGTTCAACGCCATGCCGCCGGTGATGAACCGCCAGCCCGGGCCCGTCGTCGCCGCGCTCATCCATGACGACGCGTGGTGCGGCGTCATCGCGGACGGCGTGCACGTGCACGCGGACAACCTGCGCCTGCTCCTCAAGGTCAAACCGCCGGGCAAGGTGTTCCTCGTCACGGACGCCATGCCGCCCGTCGGCACGCCCGTCACGTCCTTCACCCTTCAGGGACGCACCATCCTGCGCCGCCACGGCCGCCTGGAGACGGAGGACGGCACGCTCGCGGGCGCGGACATCGACCTCACCGCGGCGGTGCGCCACTGCGTCCAGTCGCTGGGCGTCCCCCTGGAGGAAGCCCTGCGCATGGCCTCGCTCCATCCCGCCACCTTCATGGGACTGCATGGCCACCGGGGCCGCATCGCTCCCGGCCATCGCGCGGACCTGGTGCTGTTGAAGCCGGACCTTTCCGTCCACACCACATGGGTGGGCGGGCAGGCGAAAAGCATTCACAGCGATTAA
- a CDS encoding SIS domain-containing protein: MDPTPKNPSLPALAREAAEAPAAARRQLERCRDTFTYLGARLRRTPPRFVVTCARGSSDHAAVYGKYLIETTLGRAVASLGPSVASVYNTRSLDLRDSLFIAVSQSGQSPDLLRMTEAARAGGAVVLGFINDEASPLAALCDVRIPLSAGPEHSVAATKSYLLSGLAFLQLVAHWSDSAELHDAARRFPDALEAAGKLDWWPALSTLKDANSLYVVGRGSGLGAALEMALKLKETCRLHAEAFSTAEVLHGPLGLVRPGFPVLALGQEDNAAQGTREVVQCMVELGANVHTALPVPGAQALPTLPDLPAAIAPLCQVQSFYFAVHQLATARGLNPDAPAHLRKVTETV; this comes from the coding sequence GTGGACCCCACCCCGAAGAACCCCTCCCTCCCCGCCCTCGCGCGCGAGGCCGCCGAGGCTCCGGCCGCCGCCCGCCGCCAGCTCGAACGCTGCCGCGACACCTTCACCTACCTGGGCGCCCGCCTGCGCCGCACGCCGCCCCGCTTCGTCGTCACCTGCGCCCGGGGCAGCTCCGACCATGCGGCCGTCTACGGCAAGTACCTCATCGAGACCACGCTGGGCCGCGCCGTCGCCTCGCTGGGTCCCAGCGTCGCGTCCGTCTACAACACGCGCTCCCTGGATCTGCGCGACTCGCTCTTCATCGCCGTGTCCCAATCCGGCCAGAGCCCCGACCTCCTGCGAATGACCGAGGCCGCCCGCGCGGGAGGCGCCGTCGTGCTGGGCTTCATCAACGACGAAGCCTCTCCGTTGGCCGCGCTGTGCGACGTGCGCATCCCGCTGTCCGCCGGCCCCGAGCACAGCGTCGCCGCCACCAAGTCCTATCTGCTCTCCGGGCTCGCCTTCCTCCAGCTCGTCGCGCACTGGTCGGACTCCGCGGAGCTGCATGACGCCGCCCGGCGGTTCCCGGACGCGCTGGAGGCCGCCGGCAAGCTCGACTGGTGGCCGGCGCTCTCGACGCTCAAGGACGCCAACAGCCTCTATGTCGTCGGCCGGGGCAGCGGCCTGGGCGCCGCGCTGGAGATGGCCCTCAAGCTCAAGGAGACCTGCCGTCTGCACGCGGAAGCCTTCAGCACCGCCGAGGTCCTCCATGGTCCGCTCGGGCTGGTGCGGCCGGGCTTCCCCGTGCTCGCGCTGGGGCAGGAGGACAACGCCGCGCAGGGCACTCGCGAAGTCGTGCAGTGCATGGTCGAACTGGGCGCGAACGTCCACACCGCCCTGCCCGTCCCCGGCGCGCAGGCCCTGCCCACGCTGCCGGACCTCCCCGCGGCCATCGCTCCGCTCTGCCAGGTGCAGAGCTTCTACTTCGCGGTGCACCAGCTCGCGACGGCGCGAGGCCTGAACCCGGATGCGCCCGCGCACCTGCGCAAGGTCACGGAGACCGTGTGA
- a CDS encoding DUF3817 domain-containing protein, whose translation MLKTALGRFRLVAFWEGLSFLVLLLIAMPLKYVLHMPLGVRVVGMAHGLLFMAYLYTLMMAAIEYRWGVKRIALAFVASLVPGGTFWLDAQLRGEALALETAKTR comes from the coding sequence ATGCTGAAGACCGCCCTGGGCCGTTTCCGCCTCGTCGCCTTCTGGGAAGGCCTGTCCTTCCTGGTGCTGCTGCTCATCGCCATGCCGCTGAAGTACGTGCTGCACATGCCCCTGGGCGTGCGCGTGGTGGGCATGGCGCACGGCCTGTTGTTCATGGCGTATCTCTACACGCTGATGATGGCGGCCATCGAATACCGCTGGGGTGTGAAGCGGATCGCCTTGGCCTTCGTGGCTTCGCTCGTGCCGGGCGGGACGTTCTGGCTGGACGCGCAGTTGCGGGGTGAGGCGCTCGCGCTGGAGACGGCGAAGACGCGCTGA